Proteins from one Deinococcus actinosclerus genomic window:
- a CDS encoding 2'-5' RNA ligase family protein, whose protein sequence is MSPSHLLALRPPPEIEARIVAFREAHGVRDAAAVPHITVKARSGLEDDLHWLDLVPAVAAATPPVPVELLAPRVFPNGSALYLPARSPGTVRLHLALLDALRPARRFGYEGPHLTPHLTLALGRRDVNMDALLDAAGQAFTHPLSFAATDLVWMRKPGPGGAYRPVQRWTLGG, encoded by the coding sequence GTGAGCCCCTCGCACCTGCTGGCGCTGCGGCCTCCGCCGGAGATCGAGGCCCGCATCGTGGCGTTCCGGGAGGCCCACGGCGTGCGCGACGCGGCGGCGGTGCCGCACATCACGGTCAAGGCCCGCAGTGGTCTGGAGGACGACCTGCACTGGCTGGACCTTGTCCCGGCGGTGGCGGCGGCGACCCCGCCCGTCCCGGTCGAACTGCTTGCGCCGCGCGTGTTCCCGAACGGCAGCGCCCTGTACCTGCCTGCCCGCAGCCCCGGCACCGTGCGGCTGCACCTCGCCCTGCTGGACGCCCTGCGGCCCGCGCGCCGTTTCGGGTACGAGGGACCACACTTGACCCCGCACCTCACGCTGGCCCTCGGGCGGCGGGACGTGAATATGGACGCCCTGCTGGACGCGGCGGGGCAGGCGTTCACGCACCCGCTGTCATTCGCCGCCACGGACCTCGTCTGGATGCGCAAGCCCGGACCCGGCGGCGCGTACCGGCCCGTGCAGCGCTGGACGCTGGGTGGGTAG
- a CDS encoding DUF6979 family protein produces MYEQLTSWALEGARQGLTPRDAWAAAQGSVQGSPSTLAKGCPRSTFVSLAEHGYLRGVPRQADARPLTLNAQHALHARVVAQADPDLLNRKQAWWAATRAYSGTDRENHAGILDVLHALITRDALTDLPVP; encoded by the coding sequence GTGTATGAGCAGCTGACCAGCTGGGCACTTGAGGGTGCCCGGCAGGGCCTCACCCCCCGCGACGCCTGGGCCGCCGCGCAGGGGTCCGTGCAGGGTTCACCCAGCACGCTCGCGAAGGGCTGCCCACGCTCCACATTCGTCTCCCTGGCCGAACACGGGTATCTGCGGGGCGTGCCCAGGCAGGCCGACGCTCGCCCCCTGACCCTGAACGCCCAACATGCCCTGCACGCGCGGGTGGTTGCTCAGGCTGACCCTGACCTCCTGAACCGCAAGCAGGCGTGGTGGGCCGCAACCCGCGCGTACTCCGGCACGGACCGGGAGAATCACGCGGGCATCCTGGACGTCCTGCACGCACTGATCACACGCGACGCCCTGACCGACCTACCCGTCCCGTGA
- the gcvT gene encoding glycine cleavage system aminomethyltransferase GcvT has translation MVPFGGWDMPVQYAGVKAEHDAVRNAAGVFDVSHMGEFRVQGPGALAFLQHVTTNDVSKLKPGRAQYNWLPGVSGGLVDDIYIYMVAPDEYLTVVNASNIAKDWAHLQQHAGEFDVTLTDESDRWGLLAVQGPQTESLLQPHTDTDLSAKKKNAFFPAKLFGFDVMLARTGYTGEDGFEVFVDASEAETVWDKLLAIGLTPAGLGARDTLRLEAGFPLYGHEFSDTIHPLSSTYSWVVKDKTHVGHEHIRSTPTQTLVGLKLERVPVREGYPVKVGGAVVGHVTSGTSSPTFGHPIAMALVNAEHAGADVFDVEVRGKDHTATRVALPFYKR, from the coding sequence ATGGTGCCCTTCGGCGGGTGGGACATGCCCGTGCAGTACGCGGGCGTGAAAGCCGAACACGACGCCGTGCGCAACGCCGCCGGCGTGTTCGACGTGTCCCACATGGGCGAGTTCCGCGTGCAGGGCCCCGGCGCACTGGCGTTCCTGCAACACGTCACCACCAACGACGTCAGCAAACTCAAGCCCGGCCGCGCGCAGTACAACTGGCTGCCGGGCGTCTCGGGCGGCCTCGTGGACGACATCTACATCTACATGGTCGCCCCGGATGAATACCTGACGGTCGTGAACGCCAGCAACATCGCCAAGGACTGGGCGCACCTCCAGCAGCACGCCGGCGAGTTCGACGTGACCCTGACCGACGAGAGCGACCGCTGGGGCCTGCTCGCCGTGCAGGGTCCCCAGACCGAGAGCCTGCTGCAACCCCACACCGACACCGACCTGAGCGCCAAGAAGAAGAACGCCTTCTTCCCCGCGAAGCTCTTCGGCTTCGACGTGATGCTGGCCCGCACCGGGTACACCGGCGAGGACGGCTTCGAGGTGTTCGTGGACGCCAGCGAGGCCGAGACCGTCTGGGACAAACTCCTGGCGATCGGCCTGACGCCCGCCGGACTGGGCGCCCGCGACACCCTGCGCCTCGAAGCGGGCTTCCCGCTGTACGGGCACGAATTCAGCGACACCATCCACCCGCTGAGCAGCACGTACAGCTGGGTCGTGAAGGACAAGACCCACGTCGGGCACGAGCACATCCGCAGCACCCCCACCCAGACCCTGGTCGGCCTGAAGCTGGAGCGCGTGCCCGTCCGCGAGGGCTACCCCGTCAAGGTCGGCGGTGCGGTCGTCGGGCACGTCACGAGCGGCACGAGCAGCCCCACCTTCGGGCACCCCATTGCCATGGCCCTCGTGAACGCCGAGCACGCCGGAGCGGACGTCTTCGACGTCGAGGTGCGTGGCAAGGACCACACCGCAACCCGCGTCGCCCTGCCCTTCTACAAACGCTGA
- the gcvH gene encoding glycine cleavage system protein GcvH, with product MTTTPTELKYAASHEWLAADGTVGITDFAQDQLGDVVYVELPEVGRVVEAGETIAVVESVKTASDIYAPASGTIVAVNDALSGTPELVNSAPYEGGWLFKLDVTGEGDLMDAAAYEAANN from the coding sequence ATGACCACCACTCCCACCGAACTGAAGTACGCCGCCTCCCACGAATGGCTCGCCGCGGACGGCACCGTCGGCATCACCGACTTCGCGCAGGACCAGCTGGGCGACGTCGTGTACGTCGAACTGCCCGAAGTGGGCCGCGTCGTCGAGGCCGGCGAGACCATCGCCGTCGTCGAGAGCGTCAAGACCGCGTCTGACATCTACGCGCCCGCCAGCGGCACCATCGTCGCCGTGAACGACGCCCTGAGCGGCACGCCCGAACTCGTGAACAGCGCCCCCTACGAGGGCGGCTGGCTGTTCAAGCTCGACGTGACCGGCGAAGGCGACCTGATGGACGCCGCCGCGTACGAAGCCGCGAACAACTGA
- the gcvP gene encoding aminomethyl-transferring glycine dehydrogenase: MTRSLTDLLQTADFLDRHVGPTAAEQAAMLAELGVGSLDELSDTTLPESIRFTGDLNVGGPVTEAQALADLKAVAAKNKVFRSYIGMGYSGTHTPGVILRNMLENPGWYTAYTPYQAEISQGRLEMLLNFQQAIMDLTAMPVCNASLLDEATAAAEAMTLAKRAGKSKGTTLYVAQDVHPQTIDVIRTRAEYFGYDIVTGPADADLPEGTFAALVQTPGTYGDLHDLSPIAERVHASGGLLIAATDLLASALVKPVGEMGADIVIGSAQRFGVPMGFGGPHAAFLACRSDFQRSMPGRVIGVSKDVKGRPALRMAMQTREQHIRREKATSNICTAQALLANMAAAYAVYHGPEGIKTIAERTHRLTGILARFLTEAGVELVNGEFFDTLTFKGDASAIRSRAEGMGINLRYENDLISVSLDETTTPADLEDLIEAIAGTRQNDNGQEFKVLSEYQHKFVDGIPADLKRTSDYLSHPVFNTHHSEHGMLRYLKSLENKDYSLTHGMIPLGSCTMKLNATTEMIPVTWPEFGQLHPFAPADQTEGYAEMLAELEAWLADITGYDAVSLQPNSGAQGEYAGLLVIRKYHESRGEAHRNICLIPASAHGTNPASAAMMGMHVVVVKTDADGNIDMDDLKAQAEKHSENLGALMITYPSTHGVYEERVMEACELIHQHGGQVYLDGANMNAQVGLTKPGLIGSDVSHLNLHKTFAIPHGGGGPGMGPIGVKAHLAPFLPNHAMRPTSDSSTGAVSAAPYGSASILPISYLYIRLLGARGLKVATQVALLNANYIAHHLKGAFPVLYTGRNDRVAHECIIDLRPLKAESGISEEDVAKRLMDYGFHAPTMSFPVPGTLMIEPTESEPKAELDRFIQAMLGIRREIQDVQDDLITAADSPLKHAPHTQADLIDMDWNRAYSRETAAYPTATQKQWKYWPSVNRVDNVYGDRNFVCSCPPVEDYIEA, encoded by the coding sequence ATGACCCGTTCCCTGACTGATCTGCTTCAGACCGCTGATTTCCTCGACCGTCACGTCGGCCCGACCGCCGCCGAACAGGCCGCCATGCTCGCGGAGCTGGGCGTGGGGAGCCTGGATGAACTGAGTGACACGACCCTGCCCGAGAGCATCCGCTTCACGGGTGACCTGAACGTGGGCGGCCCGGTCACGGAAGCGCAGGCGCTGGCTGACCTGAAGGCGGTCGCGGCGAAGAACAAGGTGTTCCGCAGTTACATCGGCATGGGGTACAGCGGCACGCACACGCCGGGCGTGATCCTGCGGAACATGCTGGAGAACCCCGGCTGGTACACCGCGTACACGCCATACCAGGCGGAGATCAGCCAGGGTCGCCTGGAGATGCTGCTGAACTTCCAGCAGGCGATCATGGACCTGACCGCCATGCCCGTATGCAACGCCTCGCTGCTGGACGAGGCGACCGCCGCCGCCGAGGCCATGACCCTCGCCAAGCGCGCCGGGAAGAGCAAGGGCACCACGCTGTATGTCGCGCAGGACGTGCATCCGCAGACCATCGACGTGATCCGCACCCGCGCGGAGTACTTCGGGTACGACATCGTCACCGGACCCGCCGACGCCGACCTGCCCGAAGGCACCTTCGCGGCGCTGGTGCAGACGCCCGGCACGTACGGCGACCTGCACGACCTCTCCCCCATCGCCGAGCGCGTGCACGCCAGCGGCGGCCTGCTGATCGCCGCGACCGATCTGCTCGCCAGCGCCCTCGTGAAACCCGTGGGTGAGATGGGCGCGGACATCGTGATCGGCAGCGCCCAGCGGTTCGGCGTGCCCATGGGCTTCGGCGGGCCGCACGCGGCGTTCCTGGCGTGCCGCAGCGACTTCCAGCGCAGCATGCCCGGCCGCGTGATCGGCGTGAGCAAGGACGTGAAGGGCCGCCCGGCGCTGCGCATGGCGATGCAGACGCGCGAGCAGCACATCCGCCGCGAGAAGGCCACCAGCAACATCTGCACCGCGCAGGCCCTCCTGGCGAACATGGCTGCCGCGTACGCCGTCTACCACGGCCCCGAAGGCATCAAGACGATTGCCGAGCGCACGCACCGCCTGACCGGCATCCTGGCGCGCTTCCTGACGGAGGCTGGCGTTGAACTAGTCAACGGAGAATTCTTCGACACGCTGACGTTCAAGGGTGACGCCTCTGCCATCCGGAGCCGCGCTGAAGGCATGGGCATCAACCTCCGCTACGAGAACGATCTGATCTCGGTCAGCCTGGATGAAACCACCACGCCCGCCGACCTCGAAGACCTGATTGAAGCGATTGCCGGAACCCGCCAGAACGACAACGGTCAGGAGTTCAAGGTGCTGTCCGAGTACCAGCACAAGTTCGTGGACGGCATCCCCGCCGACCTGAAGCGCACCTCGGACTACCTCTCGCACCCGGTGTTCAACACGCACCACAGCGAGCACGGCATGCTGCGCTACCTGAAGAGCCTGGAGAACAAGGATTACAGCCTGACGCACGGCATGATCCCGCTGGGCAGCTGCACCATGAAACTGAACGCCACGACGGAAATGATTCCCGTGACGTGGCCCGAGTTCGGCCAGCTGCACCCCTTCGCACCCGCCGATCAGACGGAAGGCTACGCGGAGATGCTGGCGGAACTGGAGGCGTGGCTGGCGGACATCACCGGGTACGACGCCGTGAGCCTCCAGCCGAACAGCGGCGCGCAGGGCGAGTACGCGGGCCTGCTGGTCATCCGCAAGTACCACGAGAGCCGGGGCGAGGCGCACCGCAACATCTGCCTGATTCCCGCCTCCGCGCACGGCACGAACCCCGCGAGTGCGGCGATGATGGGCATGCATGTCGTCGTCGTGAAGACCGACGCGGACGGCAACATCGACATGGACGACCTGAAAGCCCAGGCGGAGAAGCACAGCGAGAACCTGGGCGCGCTGATGATCACGTACCCCAGCACGCACGGCGTGTACGAGGAACGCGTCATGGAAGCGTGCGAGCTGATCCACCAGCACGGCGGGCAGGTGTACCTGGACGGCGCGAACATGAACGCCCAGGTCGGCCTGACCAAACCCGGCCTGATCGGCAGTGACGTCAGCCACCTGAACCTGCACAAGACCTTCGCCATTCCCCACGGGGGCGGCGGCCCCGGCATGGGCCCCATCGGCGTCAAGGCACACCTCGCCCCGTTCCTCCCGAACCACGCCATGCGCCCCACCTCTGACAGCAGCACCGGGGCCGTCAGCGCCGCGCCGTACGGCAGCGCCAGCATCCTCCCCATCAGCTACCTGTACATCCGCCTGCTCGGCGCGCGCGGCCTGAAAGTCGCCACGCAGGTCGCCCTGCTGAACGCCAACTACATCGCCCACCACCTCAAAGGCGCGTTCCCCGTCCTGTACACCGGCCGCAACGACCGCGTCGCGCACGAGTGCATCATCGACCTGCGCCCCCTGAAGGCCGAGAGCGGCATCAGCGAGGAGGACGTCGCCAAGCGTCTCATGGACTACGGCTTCCACGCCCCCACCATGAGCTTCCCCGTCCCCGGCACGCTGATGATCGAACCGACCGAGAGCGAACCCAAAGCGGAACTCGACCGGTTCATCCAGGCGATGCTCGGCATCCGCCGCGAGATTCAGGACGTGCAGGACGACCTGATCACCGCCGCCGACAGCCCGCTGAAGCACGCGCCCCACACCCAGGCCGACCTGATCGACATGGACTGGAACCGCGCGTACAGCCGCGAAACAGCCGCCTACCCCACCGCCACGCAGAAACAGTGGAAGTACTGGCCCAGTGTCAACCGCGTGGACAACGTTTACGGCGACCGCAACTTCGTGTGCAGCTGCCCACCCGTTGAGGACTACATCGAGGCGTAA
- a CDS encoding sugar nucleotide-binding protein, which produces MTRPWLVTGLTGTLAPHVAQALEAQGHTVIGWNRHTTPADDSSAARAHLQALNPQGILHLALGSEAWAHALATHARQHDLPFVFTSTAMVFDHHPDGPHHPGDLTTAHDDYGQLKARTEHAIRTAHPHAVIARIGWQIHPTATGNNMIQQLQAQHDQHGVIRASRHWIPATSFMTDTAQALATLAQDGTSGTVHLDSNAHDALTFPELVRDLARHLNRNWEVEETDDYTHDQRLMDDTTRLPSLRERLGLN; this is translated from the coding sequence ATGACCCGACCCTGGCTCGTCACCGGCCTGACCGGTACCCTCGCCCCGCACGTCGCCCAAGCCCTTGAAGCGCAGGGGCACACCGTCATCGGCTGGAACCGCCACACCACCCCCGCCGACGACAGCTCCGCCGCCCGCGCCCACCTGCAAGCCCTCAACCCGCAGGGCATCCTGCACCTCGCCCTGGGCAGCGAAGCCTGGGCGCACGCCCTCGCCACGCACGCCCGCCAGCACGACCTGCCGTTCGTGTTCACCAGCACCGCCATGGTCTTCGACCACCACCCAGACGGCCCACACCACCCCGGCGACCTCACCACCGCACACGACGACTACGGCCAGCTGAAAGCCCGCACCGAACACGCCATCCGCACCGCGCACCCCCACGCCGTCATTGCCCGTATCGGCTGGCAGATCCACCCCACCGCCACCGGCAACAACATGATCCAGCAACTCCAGGCGCAACACGACCAGCACGGCGTGATCCGCGCCAGCCGCCACTGGATCCCCGCCACCTCGTTCATGACCGACACCGCCCAGGCCCTCGCCACCCTGGCGCAGGACGGCACCAGCGGCACCGTCCACCTGGACAGCAACGCCCACGACGCCCTCACCTTCCCTGAACTCGTGCGTGACCTCGCCCGGCACCTGAACCGCAACTGGGAGGTCGAGGAGACGGACGACTACACGCACGACCAGCGGCTGATGGACGACACCACCCGCCTGCCCAGCCTGCGCGAACGCCTCGGGCTGAACTGA
- a CDS encoding type 1 glutamine amidotransferase domain-containing protein, translated as MTDQPLKGKTIAILAADGVEQVELVKPREALEAAGATTHLISLKAGQIQSMKGDMEPQDKYDVDHTVTQANPSDYDGLLLPGGTVNPDKLRLDPYAMKFVRAFYDHGAPIAAICHGPWSLSETGISKGLKMTSWPSLKHELTLGGAEWVDQQVVVDKGIVTSRNPDDIPAFNAKMIEEFQEGDHSSKR; from the coding sequence ATGACCGACCAACCCCTGAAAGGCAAAACCATCGCCATCCTCGCCGCCGACGGCGTCGAACAGGTCGAACTCGTGAAACCCCGCGAAGCGCTGGAAGCCGCCGGGGCCACCACGCACCTCATCAGCCTCAAGGCCGGGCAGATCCAGAGCATGAAAGGCGACATGGAACCCCAGGACAAGTACGACGTCGACCACACCGTCACGCAGGCCAACCCCAGCGACTACGACGGCCTCCTCCTGCCCGGCGGCACCGTGAATCCCGACAAGCTGCGCCTGGACCCCTACGCCATGAAGTTCGTCCGCGCGTTCTACGACCACGGCGCACCCATCGCCGCCATCTGCCACGGCCCCTGGAGCCTCAGCGAGACCGGCATCAGCAAGGGCCTGAAGATGACCAGCTGGCCCAGCCTGAAACACGAACTCACCCTCGGCGGCGCCGAATGGGTCGACCAGCAGGTCGTCGTGGACAAAGGGATCGTAACCAGCCGCAACCCCGACGACATCCCCGCATTCAACGCCAAGATGATCGAAGAATTCCAGGAAGGCGACCACAGCAGCAAACGCTGA
- a CDS encoding nuclear transport factor 2 family protein, producing the protein MTLTDEFAKALQTAEQSGDVTGLLALHAGDVTLRNLTQQTWEGAEGARAFWEAYLGSFEEVRSEFTRVQEEGGLGVLEWTASGRLPGGREISYRGVSLLDVQGGKVSAFRTYYDSAAFVVATPA; encoded by the coding sequence ATGACACTGACAGACGAGTTCGCGAAGGCCTTGCAGACCGCCGAGCAGTCCGGGGACGTGACGGGGCTGCTGGCCCTGCACGCGGGGGACGTGACGCTGCGGAACCTGACGCAGCAGACCTGGGAGGGCGCGGAGGGTGCGCGGGCGTTCTGGGAGGCGTACCTGGGGAGTTTCGAGGAGGTGCGCAGCGAGTTCACCCGCGTGCAGGAGGAGGGGGGTCTGGGCGTGCTGGAGTGGACGGCGTCGGGTCGCCTGCCGGGCGGGCGGGAGATCTCGTACCGGGGCGTGAGCCTGCTGGACGTGCAGGGCGGCAAGGTCTCGGCGTTCCGCACGTATTACGACAGCGCGGCGTTCGTGGTGGCGACCCCCGCCTGA
- a CDS encoding cupin domain-containing protein, producing MNQYKVSQSDTTHGKDGEHHLVKGQQSSMRLWHREEPNADKPEHTHEYETLGYVIEGKVDLIVNGETISLQPGDSYHVPAGTPHTFRVTETLTAVEVTTPGTDK from the coding sequence ATGAACCAGTACAAGGTCAGCCAGAGCGATACCACCCACGGCAAAGACGGCGAGCACCACCTCGTCAAGGGGCAGCAGAGCAGCATGCGCCTGTGGCACCGCGAGGAACCCAACGCCGACAAACCCGAACACACCCACGAGTACGAAACCCTCGGGTACGTCATTGAGGGCAAGGTCGATCTAATCGTGAACGGCGAGACGATCAGCCTCCAGCCCGGCGACTCCTACCACGTGCCCGCTGGCACCCCCCACACCTTCCGCGTCACCGAGACCCTCACTGCCGTCGAAGTGACCACACCCGGCACGGACAAGTAA
- the dnaG gene encoding DNA primase: MGTKEEVRSRLNIADVVGEYVQLSPAGRGRLKGLCPFHKEKSPSFQVDTEQGYFYCFGCKAGGDVFSFVQRTENLSFGDAMRKLAERAGIQVEARYGERSSRDVFDVNAFALAYFGEHLHGPAGEAALAYLRRRGLTDATIESFEIGFAPDGWDGLLKHARVKGVSERQLLEAGLLIENPESGRVYDRFRARVMFPIRDHLGRLVGFGGRVLDDSKPKYLNTPETDVFRKGELLYGLDKARLGLKNGGELVVVEGYMDVITMHQHGFTGAVASLGTALTAEHATLLERLGAQSLVLLFDRDEAGLKATLSGLDQVLGAKFRVRATSVPSGKDPADTLLAGDIEQLRTALSSGLDEVRYRVQAAIERHGVGTSEGKRRILMELLPRMQNLDPLDEIAEGVRGAACETLGIKPEALMEWIASKAKRRTLTDTHLAGMTSTRSEEDRELALLKQLLVDPSLLAKLDGSMPWRNESVRKVMLAARGAQTPDDILDVFRGQPEEQLLIRLMFEGRDAGTIGRENSQQYEQKVSGYAAAAVDDIQVTLSIDAMRAEVDLLKKQVPSAAPTEQLGLLRQIQDLQRAIEAEKRVRGAARA; this comes from the coding sequence GTGGGAACGAAAGAAGAGGTTCGTTCGCGCCTGAACATTGCGGATGTGGTGGGCGAGTACGTGCAGCTCTCCCCTGCCGGGCGCGGCCGCCTGAAGGGGCTCTGCCCGTTCCATAAGGAGAAGTCGCCGTCGTTCCAGGTGGATACGGAGCAGGGCTACTTCTACTGCTTCGGGTGTAAGGCGGGCGGGGACGTGTTCAGTTTCGTGCAGCGCACCGAGAACCTGAGTTTCGGGGACGCGATGCGCAAGCTCGCGGAGCGCGCCGGGATTCAGGTGGAGGCCCGCTACGGCGAGCGGTCGAGCCGCGACGTGTTCGATGTGAACGCGTTCGCGCTGGCGTACTTCGGTGAGCACCTGCACGGGCCTGCGGGCGAGGCGGCGCTGGCGTACCTGCGGCGGCGTGGCCTGACGGACGCGACCATCGAGTCGTTCGAGATCGGCTTCGCGCCGGACGGCTGGGACGGCCTGTTGAAGCACGCGCGGGTGAAGGGCGTGTCGGAACGGCAGCTGCTGGAGGCCGGGCTGCTCATCGAGAACCCGGAGTCCGGGCGGGTGTACGACCGCTTCCGCGCGCGCGTGATGTTCCCCATCCGCGATCACCTGGGGCGGCTGGTGGGCTTCGGGGGACGCGTGCTGGACGACAGCAAGCCGAAGTACCTGAACACCCCGGAGACGGACGTGTTCCGCAAGGGTGAACTGCTGTACGGGCTGGACAAGGCCCGCCTGGGCCTGAAGAACGGCGGCGAGCTGGTCGTGGTGGAAGGCTACATGGACGTGATCACCATGCACCAGCACGGCTTCACGGGGGCGGTGGCGAGCCTGGGCACGGCCCTGACCGCCGAGCACGCGACGCTGCTGGAACGGCTGGGCGCGCAGAGTCTCGTGCTGCTGTTCGACCGTGACGAGGCGGGCCTGAAGGCAACCCTGTCGGGACTGGATCAGGTGCTCGGCGCGAAGTTCCGCGTGCGCGCCACGAGTGTGCCCAGCGGGAAGGACCCGGCGGACACCCTGCTGGCGGGGGATATCGAGCAGCTGCGCACGGCGCTGAGCAGCGGTCTGGACGAGGTCCGCTACCGCGTGCAGGCCGCCATCGAACGGCACGGGGTGGGCACCAGCGAGGGCAAACGCCGCATCCTGATGGAACTCCTGCCGCGCATGCAGAACCTCGACCCCCTGGACGAGATCGCCGAGGGCGTGCGCGGCGCGGCGTGCGAGACGCTCGGCATCAAGCCCGAGGCGCTCATGGAGTGGATCGCCAGCAAGGCCAAGCGGCGCACCCTGACCGACACGCACCTGGCGGGCATGACGAGTACGCGCAGCGAGGAGGACCGCGAACTGGCCCTCCTGAAGCAGCTGCTCGTTGATCCGTCGCTGCTGGCGAAACTGGACGGCAGCATGCCGTGGCGCAACGAGTCGGTGCGCAAGGTGATGCTGGCCGCGCGCGGCGCGCAGACGCCCGACGACATTCTGGACGTGTTCCGCGGGCAGCCCGAGGAACAGCTCCTGATCCGCCTGATGTTCGAGGGCCGCGACGCGGGCACCATCGGCCGGGAGAACAGCCAGCAGTACGAGCAGAAAGTCAGCGGCTACGCCGCGGCCGCCGTGGACGACATCCAGGTGACCCTCAGCATCGACGCGATGCGCGCCGAGGTGGACCTGCTGAAAAAACAGGTGCCTTCTGCCGCCCCCACCGAGCAGCTGGGCCTCCTGCGGCAGATTCAGGATCTCCAGCGCGCCATCGAAGCCGAGAAACGCGTCCGCGGGGCTGCCCGGGCCTAA
- a CDS encoding aldo/keto reductase gives MEQRDFGTTGLRVSLLGLGAGQIGDGALSEDHAGTLLNRAIDRGITLVDTARGYGLSEERIGRHLAYRRHDFILSSKGGYSADGADDWTPQAIRLGIEQALTRLRCDWIDIFHLHSCPAETLRRDDLLGALDDARRDGLIRVAAYSGENEALAWAIQSGRFGSVETSVNLADQFSRRQLLPAANDAGMGIIAKRPIANAAWRFTDRPVGDYAETYWERLRTLNMDAIRQQAGLDWLDLALRFTAYAPGVHSAIVGTASIQNLERNIDLVQQGPLPLDVLTHIEAAWTQHGLEWGGEV, from the coding sequence ATGGAACAGAGGGACTTCGGCACCACCGGCCTGCGCGTCAGCCTCCTCGGCCTCGGCGCCGGGCAGATCGGCGACGGCGCACTGAGTGAAGACCACGCGGGCACGCTCCTGAATCGCGCCATCGACCGGGGTATCACCCTGGTGGACACCGCGCGCGGCTACGGGCTCAGCGAGGAACGCATCGGGCGGCACCTCGCGTACCGCCGCCACGACTTCATCCTCAGCAGCAAGGGCGGCTACAGCGCGGACGGCGCCGACGACTGGACACCGCAGGCCATCCGCCTGGGCATCGAACAGGCCCTCACGCGGCTGCGCTGCGACTGGATCGATATCTTCCACCTGCACTCCTGCCCTGCCGAGACCCTGCGCCGCGACGACCTCCTCGGCGCCCTCGACGACGCCCGGCGTGACGGCCTGATCCGCGTCGCCGCGTACAGCGGCGAGAACGAGGCGCTCGCCTGGGCCATCCAGAGCGGCCGCTTCGGCAGCGTCGAGACCAGCGTCAACCTCGCCGACCAGTTCAGCCGCCGCCAGCTGCTGCCCGCCGCCAACGACGCGGGGATGGGCATCATCGCCAAACGCCCCATTGCCAACGCCGCCTGGCGCTTCACGGACCGCCCCGTCGGCGACTACGCCGAAACCTACTGGGAGCGCCTGCGCACCCTGAACATGGACGCCATCCGCCAGCAGGCCGGACTCGACTGGCTCGACCTCGCCCTGCGCTTCACCGCGTACGCCCCCGGCGTCCACAGCGCCATCGTCGGCACCGCCAGCATCCAGAACCTCGAACGCAACATCGACCTCGTCCAGCAGGGCCCGCTGCCGCTGGACGTCCTCACGCATATCGAAGCCGCGTGGACACAGCACGGACTCGAATGGGGCGGGGAAGTGTAA